The following are encoded together in the Thunnus thynnus chromosome 15, fThuThy2.1, whole genome shotgun sequence genome:
- the LOC137198527 gene encoding MAGE-like protein 2, which produces MVTSKRRRRSDRLEAPPDRREAPPDRREAPPDRLEAPPDRREAPPDRLEAPPDRLEAPPDRLEAPPDQREAPPDRLEAPPDRREAPPDRLEAPPDRREAPPDRREAPPDRLEAPPDRLEAPPDQREAPPDRLEAPPDRREAPPDRREAPPDRREAPPDRREAPPDQLEALPDQQDAPPDRQRPRRTNERPRRTNKTPRRTD; this is translated from the exons ATGGTGACCTC aaagagaagaagaagaagtgaccGACTAGAGGCCCCGCCGGACCGACGAGAGGCCCCGCCGGACCGACGAGAGGCCCCGCCGGACCGACTAGAGGCCCCGCCGGACCGACGAGAGGCCCCGCCGGACCGACTAGAGGCCCCGCCGGACCGACTAGAGGCCCCGCCGGACCGACTAGAGGCCCCGCCGGACCAACGAGAGGCCCCGCCGGACCGACTAGAGGCCCCGCCGGACCGACGAGAGGCCCCGCCGGACCGACTAGAGGCCCCGCCGGACCGACGAGAGGCCCCGCCGGACCGACGAGAGGCCCCGCCGGACCGACTAGAGGCCCCGCCGGACCGACTAGAGGCCCCGCCGGACCAACGAGAGGCCCCGCCGGACCGACTAGAGGCCCCGCCGGACCGACGAGAGGCCCCGCCGGACCGACGAGAGGCCCCGCCGGACCGACGAGAGGCCCCGCCGGACCGACGAGAGGCCCCGCCGGACCAACTAGAGGCCCTGCCGGACCAACAAGACGCCCCGCCGGACCGACAGAGGCCCCGCCGGACCAACGAGAGGCCCCGCCGGACCAACAAGACGCCCCGCCGGACCGACTAG